The following proteins are encoded in a genomic region of Chitinophagales bacterium:
- a CDS encoding arginase family protein yields MQLLLSFGNTLNREIMLIQSSFQKVKKYTSVRSGENKLGQSLDINKNDILNRRELLSVLKNLKSKYIILGICEDVGVRANYGKAGANKAYDTFLSYFVNVQNNQFIASDAIFLLGEIFVTDIQNASKEVNNIDKLRELCAKIDERVVPVIESIVMSGKIPIIIGGGHNNAYGNIKGTALALDKKIDVLNIDPHADFRVEEGRHSGNGFRYAFSENYIERYGVWGLHENYNNQSILDSFSQNPNLFFESFDNMLRNSSISLDQFLNQFSNEIGLELDLDAVKNMPTSAKTPVGFAEEEVIYFVYKISTSKIVLYYHLTEGSPDEANAYIVGKFLTYLVTSIIKTK; encoded by the coding sequence AATCTAGTTTTCAAAAGGTAAAAAAGTATACTTCAGTTCGTTCTGGAGAGAATAAACTAGGACAAAGTCTAGATATAAACAAGAATGACATATTGAATCGCCGAGAGTTATTGTCTGTTCTAAAAAATCTGAAGTCAAAGTATATTATCCTCGGAATTTGTGAAGATGTAGGTGTGAGAGCAAATTATGGTAAGGCTGGTGCAAACAAAGCGTATGATACTTTTTTGTCATACTTTGTCAATGTTCAAAACAATCAATTTATTGCTAGCGATGCTATTTTTTTATTGGGTGAAATATTCGTTACTGATATACAGAATGCTTCCAAGGAAGTAAATAACATAGATAAGCTCAGAGAACTTTGCGCTAAAATAGATGAGCGTGTAGTTCCTGTTATTGAGTCTATAGTTATGTCTGGTAAAATACCTATTATAATCGGTGGAGGACATAATAATGCTTATGGAAATATAAAAGGTACAGCTCTAGCTTTAGATAAAAAAATTGATGTGTTAAATATTGATCCTCATGCTGATTTTAGGGTAGAGGAGGGAAGACATAGTGGTAATGGGTTTCGCTACGCTTTCTCTGAAAACTATATCGAAAGATATGGGGTTTGGGGTTTACATGAAAATTATAATAATCAATCCATCCTTGATAGTTTTTCTCAAAACCCAAATCTATTCTTTGAGAGTTTTGATAATATGCTGAGAAATTCCTCAATTTCTCTAGATCAATTTTTAAATCAATTTTCAAATGAGATTGGCTTAGAATTGGATTTAGATGCTGTAAAAAATATGCCTACCTCCGCAAAAACACCTGTTGGTTTTGCAGAAGAGGAAGTCATCTATTTCGTTTATAAAATTTCAACTTCTAAAATAGTATTATATTATCATTTGACAGAAGGAAGTCCAGATGAGGCAAATGCTTATATCGTCGGGAAATTTCTAACTTAT